The genomic segment TTAAAAATTCGATCAGTGCTTTCATACTGACGATGCGTTTGACTCCTTGGAGTGGATTGATTCGATCTAACTTTGGTTGAATCGATTCTGCACTGAGTAAAGCACCAATCTGCACGAAGTTTCCTAAAATCCCGATGGTGACAGCCGTTAAAAAAAACGGGGCGACGAGAATCGCCATTTGCCCTAACATCTCAATTAATATCTGCTCGACACGCCCTTCCTCTACTGCAACAAGGACGGTCCTTGCACTCAATCCATTTTCTAAAACCAAGACGAAACGTTTGCCGAGAAACGGTCCAAAGAAAAACAAGACGAGGAACATCGCGAATAACATTAAACTACTCGTTAAATCAGCGGATTTTGCGACTTGCCCTTTTTTTCTCGAATCATCCCGCTTACGCGGTGAGGCTTTCTCTGTTTTTTCACCAGCGAAGTACTGGAGGTCGAGTTTTAAACGATATGTATTCATCTCAACCTCCCAGTAATCGAATGGCATCCGCTAAAACGTCTTGCAGTAGCGGAATGAACTTTGAAATCCCGGTAATCGTCGAACCGGCAAGTAAAAATAAAATCGCATAGCCCATTAGTAATTTGACTGAAAAACCAATCGCAAAAATATTGAATTGCGGTGCTGTCTTTGCTAAAAACCCAAGTGCAAGATCGACCAGGAACAAGGACACGATGAGTGGCATCGCCATTTGAAGGGCCGTTAACATCGCTAGACCGACGACTCGAACGACAAGACTCATTCCCGCCTCGCCTGAAACTGCAATCGAACTGCCGGGTGGAAAGATTTGAAAACTGGTGTAAATGCCATCGAGTAAAATCAAATGCATGTCGGAGGCAAGTAACACGAGTAGTGTCAACATGTAATAAAACCGGCCAATGATTGGTGATTGACCACCGAACATCGGATCATAAGCTGATGCCATCGCGAGTCCCATCTGTAAATCGATGATGGAACCGGCGATTTGTGGGGCAAATAAAAGGAAGCTAGCTAATAAGCCAAGCGATAACCCTACGATGACTTCCGTACCCATCCGAAAGAAAAAATTGAAATCATCGACTTCAACGGTCGTTTTGACGGCATAGCTCGCAAAATAGGCAAGACCGGCAGCTAAGGCTAATTTATGTTGGGCCGGCAATTGTTTTGATGAAAACAACGGTGCCGCGACCAAAAATCCGACGATGCGACCAAATACGAGTAAAAATACGCTGACAAAAGACAATAACGTCATTTCCTTGAAACCTCAGCAATCTGTTTAAAGATTTCAATCGTAAACGTTTTTAATTCTTCCATGATCCATGGTCCGAAAAAGACGAGTGCTAAAAATACAGCAACGATTTTCGGGACGAACGAGAGGGTCTGCTCTTGAATTTGCGTCGTCGCTTGTAAAATACTGACGAGCAGACCAACAACGAGTGAGACGAGCAAGAGCGGTGCCGATACCTTTAATAAGGTCCAGACGGCCGAACTCGCTAGTTGAATAATCATTTCCTGCGTCATATCGTTCCTCCCTACTTCATGCTGACAAGCAATGACTCGACAATTAAATGCCAACCATCGACGAGGATGAATAGTAATAATTTAAACGGTAAAGCAATCATGACAGGCGGTAACATCATCATCCCCATCGACATCAACACACTCGAGACGACCATGTCGATGACGAGAAATGGAATGAAAATCATGAACCCGATCTGAAAAGCCGTTTTCAACTCACTGATGGCATAAGCAGGAACTAACGCGACAAGCGGAATGTCTTCGACTTTTTCCGGCTTGTCGTAATTTCCATACTTCAAAAATAATTCTAAGTCATTGGTACGTGTATGTTTTGACATGAAACGTTTCATCGTTCCACCTGCTCGATCAAACGCTTCGTCCTGACTAATTTTTTCACCCATGTATGGTTGAAGTGCCGTCGTGTTGAGTTCCGTCAGAACCGGCGACATGACGAATAATGTAATGAATAAGGCAAGACCGACTAGCAACTGGTTCGGTGGTGTCTGTTGTGTCCCGAGCGCTGAGCGTACAAACGATAAGACGACGACAACGCGCGTAAAACATGTCATCAAAATCAATAACGAGGGTGCTAAGGATAATAATGTCAACAAGACAAGTAACTTAACTGATGTCGCTGTTCCTGATGGTGTGTCTAGAGAAATCAGACTTTCAATCGTTGTCATGAACGACCTCGTTTCTTCTGGAATTGATCAAGTTGTTGCTTGAACGACTCCAAGAAAGGCGATTCGCTCGTCGACTGCTTCATGTCATGCATCTCTTCAGTCGACCATTCCGTATCCGCTTCGAGCGTGTCGAGTAGCTCAATGTTTTGCCCGACACCGACGACGTAAACTTTATCGTGGACGCGTACGAGTTGCACCGATCGATCTTTCCCGAGCGGCACACCTCCGAGATGTGAAAGTTGATTGGATTGGCGGACACCTCGCGTCCGATCATTGATTAATCGGACAGCCAGGAGAAATCCCCCGATTAAGACCACGAGCGTGACGATGACTTTAATGACCGTCACAATCGTCGACGACCCATCGACCTGTTGAGTTGTTGGTTCACTCTTCTTAGATGGATTCAAATTCTCTTCCACTGTTTCTGCCCCGACTTGTGCTGAGAACAGGAACAACAGGAGACAGGTCAAAAAGGTCAGTCTTTTCATGACGAAACAGTTTTCGAAACGGCTTCAAGCACACGGTCTGCTTGGAACGGTTTAACGATGAAGTCTTTTGCACCGGCTTGAATCGCATCGATAACCATCGACTGTTGTCCCATTGCCGAACACATGATGACTTTTGCTGCTGGGTTAAAGGCTTTGATTTCTTTTAGTGCTGAAATGCCGTCCATTTCTGGCATCGTGATATCGAGCGTTACGAGATCCGGTGTTAATTCTTTGTATTTCGCTACGGCTTCGCGACCATTTTCTGCTTCCCCGACGACGTCATATCCATTCTTCGATAAAATTTCCTTAATCATCATTCGCATGAAAGCTGCATCATCTACGATCAATACTTTTGCACTCATCTTATTTCCTCCTTAGAACATCCGAAGACGTTCTTTTGTATTTACGATTTCTGTAATTCGTACTCCAAAGTTTTCTTCAATGACTACGACTTCACCTGTCGCAATCAATGTATTGTTGACAAACACATCAACCGGCTCTCCAGCCAATTTATCAAGTTCGATGATCGAACCTTGTGTCAATTCCAATATGTCGCGTACAGAGCGACGTGTTCTGCCGAGTTCGACGGTTACATTCAGCGGGACATCATACAACATTCCGATGTTACCCGGTACGCCTTCTTGTTGCACTTCTTCAAATTGACCAAACTGGACCGGGCTGACACCTACCGGTTCCTTTTTCGGTGCAACAGGCGTTTCATAACGTTGTTCCTGCTGGGGCGTTTGTTGCGTTTGTTGCGTTTGTTGCGTTTGTTGCGGTGCTGCTTGTGGCGACGGTTGAACCGGTTCATGCGTCGTACCTTTTGCTTCTTCAGTCGTCGTAGTGCTTGCGCTGAATAATTTCTGAATCAACTGCTTTGAAAATTCGAGTGGTGCAAGCTGAACGATTTTTGAATCGATCAATGTCCCGATTTTCAAATCGAATTCGATGATGACCATGCTTTCCCATAAAGAAAAGCTGTCGACAATACTTTTCTCTTGCGAAAAGTCGAAAATTTCAACGGCTGGTGGCGAAATATCGATCCGCATCGAGAAGACCGTTGACATCGATGTCGCCGCTGCTCCCATCATTTGGTTCATCGCTTCTTGAACGGCAGAAAGGGCGATTGGCTCCATTTCATGGTCCTCCTCGACCATCCCGTCGCCGCCCATCATCAAGTTCGCGATGACAGATGCGTCACGTTGCGTCAAAATCAAGACGTTTTCACCTTTGAATCCTTCTGTGTACCCGACGCGCAAAGCCACGTGCGGGATTGGATAACGACTGCGTAATTCGTCCATCGTGATCATCCGCACATGTGGCGTCGTGATCTCGACCTTTTGGTTGAGTAATGCAGATAACGCTGTTGCTGAATTCCCGAGTGAAATATTCCCTACTTCACCTAAGGCATCAATTTCCATCTCGTCTAATTCTTCTAATCCATCGTCCGAACTTGTATCAGTCGGCTCATCATCCGACGGGGTCCCGCGTAATAACGCATCGATTTCATCTTGCGAAAGCATATCGCTCATGTTATTCCTCCTCAATTCGTTGTATGACTTGTAAAGCGAGATGCTTCCCATTCAGACCAGGTCGCGCTTTGAACATTTTCCGATCATCAACAAACAATTCAACCGGGTCGGATGTACGTGTCTTCAGGGACAGGCAGTCGCCTACCTCGAGGTGTAACAATTCTCCAAACGATAATTCGGTTTGGCCGAGCACAGCTTTTAAATCGACGATTGACCCCATCAACTGAGTTTGCATCTGTTCAGATTCTTGGTTATCGACCGCTTTACGTTTTTCTTGTTGCATCCAAAAATGACTCGATAGCTTCGGAATGATTGGTTCGAGTGTGACGAACGGGAGACAGACATTGAGCGTCCCACTGACTTCTCCCACCGTCACATAAATCGAGACGAGGATTACCGTCTCATTCGGTGAAACGAGTTGAAGGAATTGCGGATTGATTTCTAAATCATCATACTCTGCTTCTAGTTCTGTGATTGACTCCCAAGCTTCGCCATATTGAACGAATGCTCGCTTAAACAATTGCGTCAAAATACGTGTCTCGATTTCAGTCAAATTTTCAATCTTATTCATCCCTTCGCCAGGACCACCGAGGAGTCGATCGAGCATCGCATAGGCGATGTTCGGGTTGACTTCAAAGATGACTTTCCCATCAAGCGGTTTCAGGTTAACTAGATTGATTAAGGTCATGTTCGGAATGGAATGGATGAATTCATCGTATGGCAACTGTTCGACCGTATTGACCGTGAACTGGACGTACGTTCTCAGCTGCGCTGAAAAGTGTGTTGTCAGTACACGTGCGAATTGCACATGGATTCGAGTCAAGTTCCGCATTTGATCTTTTGAGAAACGAAGTGCCCGTTTGAAATCATACACTTTGACACGCCGTTCCTCTTCTTGACTTCGTATCTCCTCGACTTCCATATCTCCGCTCGAAATGGCTGATAGCAAGGCGTCAATTTCATGTTGTGATAATACTTCGCTCATGCTGCCACCTCACTGGATGATTTTTTTCGTCGTATAGACGCGTTGAACATCGCCTTCTTGAAGAAGTTTTTTGAATTGACCACGTAATTTTTCTTCAAGCTTTGCCATATCTTGTTTTGAATCCAAGTCTTGCTTTTTCATCGATGCTAAATCACCAAGAATGATGTTGTTGATTTGAAACTTACGTAGTTCTAACTCTTCCTTCGTTTTCACATCATCCGTGACAATCGTAAACTGAACATTCAAAAACCGTTCGTCTGCGATGTTCGTCGTCAAGTCGTCTGTTTGAAAACTTCGTTCTTCGAGCTCGGCACCTGTCGGTTGTTCAACTTTTGCTTCCGTCTCATCTCCGACTAACCAATACTTCGTGAGCATATACCCTGCGCCGATCATCATGAGGGCCACGATAACCATGATCAACGGTATTTTTAACTTACTCTTCTTCTTTTCTTCTGCCATCTTCGAACCTCCTAATGCTGTTCAAGCCCGCTAGTCCGACTTGTCGGTAAAAATCGATTGTTGCCGCTTTTACCTCTTCTAACGATTCTTTGACGATGTATGTCTGCCCTCCAACGAGTTGAATCGTCGTATCTGGTGTCGATCGAATCGATTCGATTAATATAGCATTCAATACGAGCGGTGCTTGACGTAACGTCGTCAGTGTAATCATCGTTTCAAGTTAACGAGTTCTTCTAAGATTTGGTCGGATGTCGTAATAATTCGTGTATTTGCCTGGAATCCACGTTGGGCGATAATCATTTCTGTAAACTCTTCCGATAAGTCGACGTTCGACATTTCGAGCGTCCCAGACGTCAGTTGCCCAAGTCCGTTCGTGCTTGGTGTCCCGGTTGCTGGAATCCCTGAGTTCTGTGATGCAGAAAAGAGGTTCACCCCTGATTTTTCAAGTCCACCCGGGTTCGCAAAGTTTGCCATCGAGACGTAACCGACGCGTTGTAACGCACCTGTCGCATCAACGAATGTGACTAATCCATCTTTTCCGATAGCTAAGTTTTGCGCGCCAGTCGGAATTTGGAGTTTCATGTAGCCATTGTTCACTTTATTCGTAATTTGTCCTTGCGCATCGTACTGGTTTGCCGGTAAGTTTGCTTGGTTCGCTGGTGGCTGTCCTGGGTTTGCTGGTGGCGGATCAGATAATCCGACGAGGTAGTTCCCATCTCCCGTGACGATATTTCCTTGTAAGTCCGTGTAAAAGTTTCCTGAACGCGAGTAACGAACGCCATCTGCTGTAAGCACTTGATAGAATCCTTCGCCCGAAATCCCGACATCGAGCGCCCGTCCCGTGTTTTGAAGTGCGCCTTGGTTATAGACGTTATCAACCGTCGACATCGATGCCCCGAGTCCGACTTGCTTCGGGTTTGTTCCCCCGACGCCGCCGCCTGCTCCTGAAGCTGAACCGACTGATTGGTTAACGAGATCTTTAAAGGTAACCCGCCCTTTTTTGTAACCGAACGTATTGACGTTTGCGATGTTATTCCCGACGACATCAAGCTTTGTCTGGAAGTTCTTTAACCCACTGATTCCTGAATACATTGAACGTAACATTATTTTTCCTCCTTTGTTTTAATCTCCGTTAATTCATAGACGCTGACTTGCTTCCCGTTCGAAAGTTCCGCGATGACGTCAATTCCGTCTCGCTTGACGCTTATGACGTTCGCTGTCTCCTTGACCGTCGCGCCCGTCGCCGTTCCCGTCGCATCCTCAACCGTTCCATCTGTTTCGTAACTAACTGATTTCCCGATTAAATTACTGTATGTCAGCAAGGAATTCGCATGTTGATTCAAGACCATCGTGTCCATCCCTTTTCCAATCGCTTGCATTTGTTCAAGGGAAGAAAATTGTGCCATCTGTGAGATGAACTCTTTATCTTCCATCGGTGCAGTCGGATCTTGATTCGATAACTGGGCAATCAAGATTTTCATGAACATGTCTTTGTCCATCGAATTATTCGGCACAGCTGTCGTTTTATCCGGCAACTGGTAGGACGATGCCGCATTAATGGAATCAGTCATCTTCTTCCTCCTCTAACTCCTCATCTTGAGGTTTCGGTTGTTCCTCTTGCGCTGTCTCTTGCCGCTCTTGTGGTGTCGATGTATCAAACTCTTTTACGGTCGAGGCCAGTAATCCCGTCTCGATTTTAACGAGCGGCGCTTGATGTTGCAGTGAACCTTGTAATTTACCTAGCTGTTGCTCAATCAGTTGTTTCGCCTGCTCGGTGCCCGCAAACAGTTTCACTGTCAACACGCCTTCTTTTCGCTCGAGTTGAACGACGACCTCACCTAGCTGTTCTGGGTATAAACGAATCGACATTCGTGTCGAACCGTCTGCTCCTTTTAAGAACGGAGCTTGCTGGAGTGCTGCTTCGATTCGTTTTGCCAATTGTTCATCGACATTACTTTGCGGAATGAGGGGAGGCATCGTAACGGTACGATCGTTTTTCACGAACAGCGTCGAAGAAAAGGCGAGCGGTAATGCTGTCCCTTCCGAATCAACTGTTCCTTTCAACGGCTCACTACGCGTCAATCCTTCGCCTAACTTCATCGAAGCCGGTAAGGTTTGAGCCAGGGCGGCTTGTCGTGTCACTGGAAGAGCCGTCTGCACGACCCTTCCCGTCTTCACTTCACCTTCCCCTGTCTTGACAACTTTTCCGACGGGCGTATCCGCTACTGGTTGCAGTTGATCTGCTACCGGTTTCGTAACACCAAGAATCGACGCGATTGTCGCCGTAATCAATTGACCGACCGACGCCGGTAACTGTTGTAACATCGCCGTCGCTTGTTCCGCATCTCCTTCTTGGATCGTTTTTACGAGTTGTACGAGCTCCGTCATTCCTTTTGAATCTTGTTCTAGTGCTTCTAGTTGCGGATGATCCAGTAAAAGCAAGGCTTGCTCGGGTTGTGCTGTGAGTATCTTCACCAACTGACCTTCATTTGATTGTGGCGTCGTCGTGCTAGAGACGACATTCGCAGGCAAAAGACTTGGTTCTGGCGTCGTGAACAGTTGTAGCAAAGAAGCAAAGCTCCCCATGCCTTCAGCCGAAGGAGCACTTTGGACGACTGATTTCGCCGTCCCTTTGACTGTTTGATTTTGTTGCACATCTGTCAAATTCATCGTATTCGCTCACCTCTATTTCGTCGCAAGTAGTTGCGTCAATGCTGCAGCCTTTTTTGCATCCATCTTTGCGATGATGGCTGCTTGTTGTTCCGCATCGATAGTCTCGATGATAGGAACGACCTCTGTCGGACTGAGTTCATTTAAGATTGTCGCTGCTTCTTTCGGCGACATCTCTGCATAAACATCGGTCACACTTGCCGTCTTGGTTGTCTTCTTGTCTTCCTCGGTTGTTTTATCCGGGGAAGGCGTTTGTTTTAATTGATCGCGCTCTGCGATTAATCGCGTAATCTCTTGTTCTTTCACTTTGAGTGTATCCGCTTGTTCCGTCGCTTCATTTCGCAATTTTTTAATTTCTTGATTCGCTATTTTTAATCGACTTTCTAAATCAGACGTTTCCTTACCAGGCGTTCCCTTCGTTTGTTTCGACGTTTCCTCTGTCGAAAACGGGAGTGCAAGCATCGGACGACCGTTAGCATAATTGAGCACGAGATAGGCTGTACCTAAGATTAAGATCAAGGGAATGATCAACAACGGTAAAATCCATTGTTTCGATGATTTTGAATTACTTATGATGTCCGCCCTCTTCCAAACTGTAGCAGTGCCAGTTCATCTAATTGATTTTGTTCGAGTAGTGCATTGATTTGCCGTGCTTCTTCTAGTTGATTCGCCTGAAGACGCGTGAATTTCTTTTCCTCAATCATCGCTTCTTTTAAATCGACTTGTGCGCGTTCATACTGATTTTTTGCTTGAGTGACATATAATTGTTGCCGTTCGATTTGCTGTTTGACGACGTCACGCGCACGTTCACGGTATTGAGAAGCGAGTAATTCGACGGTACCCATCTCATTTTGCGCCTTCAAAAACGTTTCGTAACGAACGAGCAAGTGATACAACTTTTCGACTTCAATCTCGTAGCGTTTCTTTTTTTCAGCCGTTTGTTTCGATACACGATCTTTCTCCGCCTCGGCTAAAGGAATGATTCGCTCATATATTGTTTTCATACCTTTTCCTCCTTAGCGAATCGTCATGATTAAACGGTTCATGGCTTCTTCAAATTGACTTCCTTCTTCAACACGTTGCTTCAAAAAGCCGATTAATTCTGGATATTTTTCAACGGCACGATCGATTTCAGGATTTGTCCCACTTTTATATGCACCGATATTGATCAAGTCTTCTGCATCTAAGTATGTCGAGAGCAATTGCCGAAAGACGATCGCACTGTCTTTATGTTCCGTCGATGTGATTTGATTCATAACCCGGCTAATCGAACGTAAAACATGAATCGCCGGATACTGCCCTTTGTTCGCCAAACTTCGATCAAGGACAAAGTGACCATCTAAAATCCCGCGGACTGCATCCGCAATCGGTTCGTTCATGTCGTCTCCATCGACGAGTACGGTATAAAAAGCTGTAATCGACCCGGCTGTCGTCTTTCCGCTTCGTTCAAGTAACTGAGGCAGTAGAGCGAATACACTCGGCGTGTAACCTTTTGAAGCAGGCGGTTCTCCCGTCGCTAGACCGATTTCACGTTGCGCCATCGCGAACCGCGTAACGGAGTCCATCATCAAGACGACGTTCTTACCTTGATCCCGAAAGTATTCTGCGATTGCTGTCGCCGTATAGGCTCCTTTTAAACGGACAAGCGGTGGTTGGTCACTCGTCGCGACGACGATGATGGAACGCTTTATTCCTTCTTCGCCCAACTCCGCTTCGATGAACTCTTTCACTTCCCGCCCTCGCTCTCCAATCAAGGCGATCACATTGATGTCAGCAGTCGAACGTTTTGCAATCATTCCGAGCAGTGTTGATTTCCCGACACCAGACCCGGCAAACAAACCGACGCGTTGCCCTTGACCGACTGTCAGCAGACCATCAATGGCGCGAATACCTGTTGACAACACTTCATTGATACGTGGTCGTTCAAGTGGACTCGGTGGTTTTCGCACGATTGATGTTGTCCGGAGATGAGTCAACTCCTCACCATCAAGTGCTCGACCTAATCCATCTAACACTTTCCCGATCAGCTCCTCACCGACGGGTACGTGAAGTGGTTTTCCTGTTGCGATGACGATTGATCCTGGTGCAATTGCTGTCGTTTCACCGTAAGGCATCAATAAGACGTGACCTTCTCGGAAGCCGACAACCTCTGCTTCGATTTCTTGACCTCGATGCAGTTGAATCAAACACCGTTCCCCGATTGCGACTGCCGTCGGTCCTCGTGATTCAATCATTAAACCGATTACTTGCACGACTTTACCGGAATGTCGGACTAAATCTTCCGTCCGAATATCTCGAACGGCCGCTTGCAATTGCTTCACCTTATACATCTTGTAGCACCTCAGTCACCTGGTTAATCAACGCCTCATAACTAGAAGTAAGCCCGCCCGTAATCGCTCCATTTTCTGAATCGATACGGAAATCGCGTGGCGCGAGTTCTGGATCAATTCGTAAGCTGATTGTCGCAGCACCACCTAATATCGTATGTAGACGTTCATCCAGTAATACAACCCGTTCAAAATCTTCTGCAGACGTGTAAACAATGATTTTTTCACGGTCACGGAACTGGATAATCAATTGGTGAATCGATTGATAGAGTGCTTCCTCATCTGTATCATGTAATTTTTCTAAAAAATGATGGGTCACTTGCAGTGACAATGCACACAACTCATCTTCCATCGCTAACAAGCGGTCCGTCTGCATCTGCTCAAGACGCATTGCAAATTGATTCGTCTCCTCGAGTTTTCGTGCATAGGCGTCCAGTCCATCTTGCTGCCCTCGCTCATAACCCGCTTGATAGCCTTGCTCCTTCGCTTCCTGTAAAGCCATTTCACGTTCCTGTTCGAAAGCCTGCCGACGCGCTTCTTCTTGTTGACGCATCAGCTGAAGTTGCTCGTCGAGCTCATTTTGACCTTTTGCCATCAACGCCTCATAAGAAATACTCGGCTCGGCATCCCGTTCGATTGCTCGCTCTTCTTGATGAAGAATTGTCCGTTGATGACCTTCGATGACAATTTGTCGTTTAATGACGTTAGACAACGATATCATCTCCTCCACCACGTGCGACGACGATTTCACCCATATCCTCTAGGCGACGAATGATTCCGACGATTCGACTTTGCGCTTCTTCGACATCGCGCAATCTGACGGGTCCCATGAACTCCATATCTTCTTTGAACGATTCGACCATTCGCTGAGACATGTTTCGGTACACCATTTCTTTGACATCGTCCGAAGAGACTTTAAGCGCAAGCAACAAATCTTCGTTTGAAACTTCGCGGATGATTCGTTGGATTGCTCGTGCATCGAGTGTGACAATATCTTCGAAGACAAACATCCGTTTTTTGATTTCTTCGGCGAGTTCCGGATCCTGAATTTCGAGCGTATCGAGGATTGTCCGTTCCGTCGTCCGATCGACACCGTTCAATACTTGAACGACTGCCTCGATACCACCAGACTGCGCATAATCTTGCATACCGGCTTGAGATAAGTTCCGCTCAAGAATCTGTTCGACTTCGCTGATGATCTCCGGGTTCATTCGGTCCATCGTTGCAATTCGTCGTGCTACATCCGATTGCGCCTCAGCTGGAAGCTCCGAAAGAATCTGACCGGACTTTCCCGGGTCGAGATGTGCCAAGACGAGTGCAATCGTCTGGGGATGTTCGTTTTGAATGAAG from the Exiguobacterium oxidotolerans JCM 12280 genome contains:
- a CDS encoding flagellar hook-length control protein FliK — its product is MNLTDVQQNQTVKGTAKSVVQSAPSAEGMGSFASLLQLFTTPEPSLLPANVVSSTTTPQSNEGQLVKILTAQPEQALLLLDHPQLEALEQDSKGMTELVQLVKTIQEGDAEQATAMLQQLPASVGQLITATIASILGVTKPVADQLQPVADTPVGKVVKTGEGEVKTGRVVQTALPVTRQAALAQTLPASMKLGEGLTRSEPLKGTVDSEGTALPLAFSSTLFVKNDRTVTMPPLIPQSNVDEQLAKRIEAALQQAPFLKGADGSTRMSIRLYPEQLGEVVVQLERKEGVLTVKLFAGTEQAKQLIEQQLGKLQGSLQHQAPLVKIETGLLASTVKEFDTSTPQERQETAQEEQPKPQDEELEEEEDD
- a CDS encoding flagellar basal body-associated FliL family protein, with translation MAEEKKKSKLKIPLIMVIVALMMIGAGYMLTKYWLVGDETEAKVEQPTGAELEERSFQTDDLTTNIADERFLNVQFTIVTDDVKTKEELELRKFQINNIILGDLASMKKQDLDSKQDMAKLEEKLRGQFKKLLQEGDVQRVYTTKKIIQ
- a CDS encoding flagellar biosynthetic protein FliO — its product is MKRLTFLTCLLLFLFSAQVGAETVEENLNPSKKSEPTTQQVDGSSTIVTVIKVIVTLVVLIGGFLLAVRLINDRTRGVRQSNQLSHLGGVPLGKDRSVQLVRVHDKVYVVGVGQNIELLDTLEADTEWSTEEMHDMKQSTSESPFLESFKQQLDQFQKKRGRS
- the fliY gene encoding flagellar motor switch phosphatase FliY, translating into MSDMLSQDEIDALLRGTPSDDEPTDTSSDDGLEELDEMEIDALGEVGNISLGNSATALSALLNQKVEITTPHVRMITMDELRSRYPIPHVALRVGYTEGFKGENVLILTQRDASVIANLMMGGDGMVEEDHEMEPIALSAVQEAMNQMMGAAATSMSTVFSMRIDISPPAVEIFDFSQEKSIVDSFSLWESMVIIEFDLKIGTLIDSKIVQLAPLEFSKQLIQKLFSASTTTTEEAKGTTHEPVQPSPQAAPQQTQQTQQTQQTPQQEQRYETPVAPKKEPVGVSPVQFGQFEEVQQEGVPGNIGMLYDVPLNVTVELGRTRRSVRDILELTQGSIIELDKLAGEPVDVFVNNTLIATGEVVVIEENFGVRITEIVNTKERLRMF
- a CDS encoding response regulator, with translation MSAKVLIVDDAAFMRMMIKEILSKNGYDVVGEAENGREAVAKYKELTPDLVTLDITMPEMDGISALKEIKAFNPAAKVIMCSAMGQQSMVIDAIQAGAKDFIVKPFQADRVLEAVSKTVSS
- a CDS encoding flagellar FlbD family protein gives rise to the protein MITLTTLRQAPLVLNAILIESIRSTPDTTIQLVGGQTYIVKESLEEVKAATIDFYRQVGLAGLNSIRRFEDGRRKEEE
- the fliP gene encoding flagellar type III secretion system pore protein FliP (The bacterial flagellar biogenesis protein FliP forms a type III secretion system (T3SS)-type pore required for flagellar assembly.) codes for the protein MTTIESLISLDTPSGTATSVKLLVLLTLLSLAPSLLILMTCFTRVVVVLSFVRSALGTQQTPPNQLLVGLALFITLFVMSPVLTELNTTALQPYMGEKISQDEAFDRAGGTMKRFMSKHTRTNDLELFLKYGNYDKPEKVEDIPLVALVPAYAISELKTAFQIGFMIFIPFLVIDMVVSSVLMSMGMMMLPPVMIALPFKLLLFILVDGWHLIVESLLVSMK
- a CDS encoding flagellar hook capping FlgD N-terminal domain-containing protein, coding for MTDSINAASSYQLPDKTTAVPNNSMDKDMFMKILIAQLSNQDPTAPMEDKEFISQMAQFSSLEQMQAIGKGMDTMVLNQHANSLLTYSNLIGKSVSYETDGTVEDATGTATGATVKETANVISVKRDGIDVIAELSNGKQVSVYELTEIKTKEEK
- the flgG gene encoding flagellar basal body rod protein FlgG — translated: MLRSMYSGISGLKNFQTKLDVVGNNIANVNTFGYKKGRVTFKDLVNQSVGSASGAGGGVGGTNPKQVGLGASMSTVDNVYNQGALQNTGRALDVGISGEGFYQVLTADGVRYSRSGNFYTDLQGNIVTGDGNYLVGLSDPPPANPGQPPANQANLPANQYDAQGQITNKVNNGYMKLQIPTGAQNLAIGKDGLVTFVDATGALQRVGYVSMANFANPGGLEKSGVNLFSASQNSGIPATGTPSTNGLGQLTSGTLEMSNVDLSEEFTEMIIAQRGFQANTRIITTSDQILEELVNLKR
- the fliR gene encoding flagellar biosynthetic protein FliR — encoded protein: MTLLSFVSVFLLVFGRIVGFLVAAPLFSSKQLPAQHKLALAAGLAYFASYAVKTTVEVDDFNFFFRMGTEVIVGLSLGLLASFLLFAPQIAGSIIDLQMGLAMASAYDPMFGGQSPIIGRFYYMLTLLVLLASDMHLILLDGIYTSFQIFPPGSSIAVSGEAGMSLVVRVVGLAMLTALQMAMPLIVSLFLVDLALGFLAKTAPQFNIFAIGFSVKLLMGYAILFLLAGSTITGISKFIPLLQDVLADAIRLLGG
- a CDS encoding MotE family protein; protein product: MLIIPLILILGTAYLVLNYANGRPMLALPFSTEETSKQTKGTPGKETSDLESRLKIANQEIKKLRNEATEQADTLKVKEQEITRLIAERDQLKQTPSPDKTTEEDKKTTKTASVTDVYAEMSPKEAATILNELSPTEVVPIIETIDAEQQAAIIAKMDAKKAAALTQLLATK
- the fliQ gene encoding flagellar biosynthesis protein FliQ, whose amino-acid sequence is MTQEMIIQLASSAVWTLLKVSAPLLLVSLVVGLLVSILQATTQIQEQTLSFVPKIVAVFLALVFFGPWIMEELKTFTIEIFKQIAEVSRK
- the fliM gene encoding flagellar motor switch protein FliM; this translates as MSEVLSQHEIDALLSAISSGDMEVEEIRSQEEERRVKVYDFKRALRFSKDQMRNLTRIHVQFARVLTTHFSAQLRTYVQFTVNTVEQLPYDEFIHSIPNMTLINLVNLKPLDGKVIFEVNPNIAYAMLDRLLGGPGEGMNKIENLTEIETRILTQLFKRAFVQYGEAWESITELEAEYDDLEINPQFLQLVSPNETVILVSIYVTVGEVSGTLNVCLPFVTLEPIIPKLSSHFWMQQEKRKAVDNQESEQMQTQLMGSIVDLKAVLGQTELSFGELLHLEVGDCLSLKTRTSDPVELFVDDRKMFKARPGLNGKHLALQVIQRIEEE